The following coding sequences are from one bacterium window:
- the secE gene encoding preprotein translocase subunit SecE: MGKLTEFFENIKTEMKKVSWPTKDELMGSTGVVMVVWILLSIYIFTTDNILQYIVKQFLL; encoded by the coding sequence ATGGGAAAGTTAACAGAATTTTTTGAAAATATTAAGACGGAAATGAAGAAAGTATCGTGGCCAACCAAAGACGAACTCATGGGTTCGACCGGCGTGGTTATGGTAGTATGGATATTATTGTCGATCTATATTTTTACGACAGACAATATATTGCAGTATATCGTTAAACAGTTTCTTTTGTAA